The Sphingomonas sp. G-3-2-10 DNA window CCATTCGAACGCGGGCGGCGTGGTGATCACCGACAACAAGGGCCAGTCGCGCAACTGGAGCTACAGCGCCGACTGGAAGCAGGGCAATTGCCCCTATATCTGGCACAGCGGGCGGACCGGCGCGGTGGCGCTGAACGATCCCGCCAACAGCGACCTGAACATGTGGGGCGCCGACGACTGGGACAGCGACTGAAGCGAGGCGCCGGATGGCGGCGATCGGGTTCGATCCCGGTTGCCGCCGCCCGAACCGCGCTTTATGGGAGGCGCCGCGTGGTTCCGTAGCTCAGCCGGATAGAGCGCCACTTTCCTAAAGTGGGCGTCGGGGGTTCGAGTCCCTCCGGGACCACCACCTACCCCCCGACTCATCTCAGCCTCATATGCGACCAGCCGTTGGCGCAGACATATCGGGGCAACATCGCGGGCCGAAACGGCCCGTGTCGGCGCATCCTCCCCCACAGGGCGCCGGCAACCCACCCCCTCACATCGCTGCGATCTTTTTGGCCCGTGCCGTTGCACGCTTGGTTGAGGCGGCTATCATTTCGAAAAATGTGGGCGTTCCGGAAGATGTGGGGAAAGAAGTGATGCGTCCCAATTCGATCGTGCAGTTCGAACGGCTGTTTCTGGTGCAGTTCGCGATCAACATCGTCGTTCAGGCGCTGACCTGGACTTCCAGCGTCGCGGCGCTGGCGCGGCGGGCCAAGGTCGCCGAGCCGGAGGCAATGCTTTATCTGGCGGTATTCGTCGCCGTCGTGCTGCTGCTGCAACTCGCGCTATGGTATTTCGCGGCGCGGCGGCGGAGCGTGATCGCCAAGTGGATCCTGTCGATCTGGTTCGTGCTCGGCACGGCGCAGCTTGCGCTGCAGACCTTCCAGCTCGGATTCAGCTTCAGCGTGCCGTCGCTGCTGAGCTGGGCCGGTTTCCTGATCTACGCCTGGGCGGTGAGCTATCTGTTCAAGCCCGATGCGGACGAATGGTTCGCGAAGCGCTGATCAGACCGCGGCGAGGACGCATTCGGCGAATTCGGAGCGGCAGATGAGCAGATCGGGGATCGCGCTGCTCTCCTTGTTGTAGATGATCGGGCTGCCGTCGATCCGCGAGACATGGAGACCCGCCGCCAGCGCGACGGCGGCGGGGGCGCAATTGTCCCATTGATGCTGCCCGCCCGAGTGGAGGTAGATTTCCGCTTCGCCGCGGACCACCGCCATCGCCTTGGCGCCGGCCGAACCCATCGTGATCGTCTCCGCGCCGATCATGCCGCAGACATTCGCGCAAAGCTGGCTCGGGCGGGTGCGACTGACCAGCATGCGGGGCGGATTGTGCGCTGGCCTGAGCGGCGGCGGCGCGTCGCTGGAGAGCGTGATGCCGAGCGCGGGAAGGGCAACCGCGCCGATCGCCGGCTCGCCATCGATCGCGAGCGCGACATGGACGGCCCAGTCGTCGCGGCCTTCGCCGAACTCGCGGGTGCCGTCGAGCGGGTCGATGATCCACACGCGGCTCCGGGTGAGGCGGGAGAGATCGTCGGCGGATTCTTCGGAGAGGATCGCTTCGCCCGGGCGCTCGGCGCGCAGGCGGGCGAGGATCAGGTTGTTAGCCTGAAGATCGCCGGCATTGCACAGCGCCTGACCGGAGAGGCCGGATTTCTGGAGCGCGACGAGGAGCTTGCCGGCCTCGGCGGCTATGTCCGCGGCAAGCTCGGCGTCGGTCACAGCACCGGGCTCCACACGCCCATGATCTGCTCGACGATCAGTTCGGCTGCCGCTTCGGGCGAGAGGCTGGTGGTGTCGATGCGGATTTCGGGATTGAGCGGCGCTTCGTACGGGCTGGAGATGCCGGTGAAGTTGGCGATCTCGCCCGCGCGGGCCTTTTTGTAGAGGCCCTTCACGTCGCGGCGCTCGGCTTCGACGAGCGGCGTGTCGATGAAGATTTCGAAGAACTCGCCTTCGGGCAGCATCGAGCGAACCAGTTCGCGTTCGGCGCGGAACGGGCTGATGAAGGCGGTGAGGACGATCAGCCCCGCATCGGTCATCAGCTTCGCGACTTCGCCGACGCGACGGATATTCTCGATCCGGTCGGCATCGGTGAAGCCGAGATCCTTGTTCAGCCCGTGGCGGACATTGTCGCCGTCGAGCAGGAAGCTGTGCTTGCCGAGCGCGTGCAGCCTCTTCTCGACCAGATTGGCGATGGTCGATTTGCCCGAACCCGACAGGCCGGTGAACCACAGGAGCCGGGCGAGCTGGTTCTTCTGGCGGGCATGGGCCTCGCGGTTGATCTCGGTCGCCTGCCAATAGACGTTCTGGGCGCGGCGCAGCGAGAAGTTGAGCATCCCCGCGGCGACGGTGGCGTTGGTGATCTTGTCGATCAGGATGAAGCCACCGAGACCATGCGAGTCCGCATAGGGCTCGAACACAATGCCGCGGTCGGTATAGACTTCGGCGACGCCGATATCGTTGAGGCTGAGCGTCTTCACGCTGAGTTCGGCCATCGTGTTGACGCAGATCGCATGGCGCGGCTGCTGCACCGTCGCGCTGACCATCTGCGTGCCGAGCTTGAGCCAATAGGCGCGGCCGGGGAGCAAATCCTCGCCGTCCATCCACACGATGGTCGCCTGGAACTGGTCGGCGACCTGGGGCGGGGCATCGGCGACCGCGATCACGTCGCCGCGCGAGCAATCGATCTCGTCGGCGAAGGTGAGAGTGACCGACTGGCCCGCACCGGCTTCGGGCAGGTCGCCGTCGAGCGTGACGATGCGCGAGACGGTGGAGGTCTTGCCCGAAGGCAGGACGCGGACCTTGTCGCCGGGCTTCACGGTGCCGCCGGCGATCAGGCCGGAGAAGCCGCGGAAATCGAGGTTCGGGCGATTGACCCATTGCACCGGCATCCGGAACGGCTTGGCGCGATCGGCCTCGACGTCGAGCTCGACGGTTTCGAGATGGTCCATCAGCGCCGGCCCGGCGAACCACGGCGTGTTTTCCGACAGGGCGGTGATGTTGTCGCCCTTGAAGCCCGAGATCGGGATCGCGGTGAAGGCGGTGATGCCGATCGAGGCGGCGAACTCGCGATAGTCGGCGACGATCGCGTCGAACTTCGCCTGATCATAGCCGACCAGATCCATCTTGTTCACGGCGAGCACGATGTGCCGGATGCCGATAAGGTGCGCGAGATAGGAGTGGCGGCGGGTCTGGGTGAGGACACCCTTGCGCGCGTCGATCAGGATCACCGCGAGATCGGCGGTGGAAGCCCCGGTGACCATGTTGCGGGTATATTGCTCGTGCCCGGGCGTGTCGGCGACGATGAATTTGCGTTTCTCGGTCGCGAAGAAGCGATAGGCGACGTCGATGGTAATGCCCTGTTCGCGCTCGGCGGCGAGGCCGTCGACGAGGAGCGCGAAGTCGATCTCCTGACCCTGGGTGCCGACGCGCTTGCTGTCGGATTCGAGCGCAGCCAGCTGGTCCTCGAAGATCATCTTGCTGTCGTAGAGCAGGCGGCCGATCAGCGTGGACTTGCCGTCATCGACCGATCCGCAGGTGATGAAGCGGAGCAGCGACTTGTTCTGGTGCTGGTCGAGATAGGCCGAGATGTCGGACGCGATCAGCGCATCGGGGCGGTAGGAGGTCATCAGAAATACCCCTCCTGCTTCTTCTTCTCCATGCTCGCGGCCTGATCGTGGTCGATGGCGCGGCCCTGGCGTTCGGAGGTGGTGGTGAGCAGCATTTCCTGGATGACTTCGCTGAGCGTCGCGGCCTCGCTCTCGACTGCGCCGGTCAGCGGGTAGCAGCCCAGCGTGCGGAAGCGGATCGAGCGTTCGACGGGCACTTCGCCCTCGCGCAGCGGGAAGCGATCGTCGTCGACCATCAGGATCAGCCCGTCGCGGACCACCGTCGGGCGGGGTGCCGCGAAATAGAGCGGGACGATCTCGATCCCTTCGGCAAGGATGTATTGCCAGATGTCGAGTTCGGTCCAGTTGCTGATCGGGAAGACGCGGATGCTTTCGCCCTTCGCCTTCCGGGCATTGTAGAGGTTCCACAGTTCGGGACGCTGGTTCTTGGGGTCCCAGCGGTGATTGGCGCTGCGGAAGCTGAACACGCGTTCCTTGGCGCGGCTCTTCTCCTCATCGCGGCGGGCGCCGCCGAACGCGGCGTCGAAGCCATATTTGTCGAGCGCCTGCTTCAGTCCTTCGGTCTTCCACATATCGGTGTGGAGGCCGCCATGATCGAACGGATTGATGCCGCGTGCCATCGCTTCGGGATTGTGGTGGACCAGCAGGTCCATGCCCGCATCCGCCGCGGCCTTGTCGCGCAGATCGTACATCGCGCGGAATTTCCACGTCGTGTCGACATGGAGGAGCGGGAAAGGCGGGGGCGAAGGGTAGAAGGCCTTCTTCGCCAGGTGAAGCATCACCGCCGAATCCTTGCCCACCGAATAGAGCATCACGGGATTTTCGGCCTCCGCGACAACTTCGCGCAGGATGTGGATCGATTCCGCCTCGAGGCGTTGCAGGTGGGTCAGCGACATTGCGGGTCAGGTAATGTCACATGCCCCGCAACCGCACTCGTTTTTTGTTGGCCCCGCTACAGACAGTCTATCGGACCGCTTATTTGCCGTAATGCGCGCGATACCATTTGACGAAGGCGAACACGCCCTCGCGCACCGTCGTGCCCGGGATGTAGCCGGTGAGCGCCTTGAGCAGCGACGGATCGGCGGAGGTGGCGGGCACGTCGCCGGCCTGCATCTCCATCATGTTGAGCCGCGCCTTGATGCCCAGCGCTTCCTCCATCGTCTCGATGAATTCCATCAGCGGCGTCGGCTGGCCGCCCGCGATGTTGACCACGCGATAGGGGGCAACGGGCGAGAGGCTGTCGATGCCCGCCACGCGGTTGCTCTCGTTCGGCACGACATCGGCGAGGCGGGTGATCGCTTCGACCAGATCGGAGACATAAGTGAAGTCGCGCGCCATCTTGCCGTGGCCATAGACGTCGATCGGCTCGCCCTTGAGCGTGGCCGAGACGAACTTGAACAGCGCCATATCGGGCCGGCCATAGGGGCCATAGACGGTGAAGAAGCGGAACGCCGTGGTCGGCACACCGAACAGGTGCGAATAGCTGTGGGCCATTCCCTCCATACTCTTCTTGGTGGCGGCGTAGAGGCTCATCTGGGTGTCGGTCCGCTGGTTCTCGCCGAAGGGCATGTCCTCGTTCGCGCCATAGACCGACGAAGTGGAGGCGAGCATCAGATGCTTCGGCTGGATGCGGCGCGCGAGTTCGAGCACGTTGAACGAGCCGACGAGATTGCTGTCGACATAGGTGCGCGGCGCTTCGATCGAATAGCGCACGCCCGCCTGTGCGGCGAGATGGACGATGATGTCGGGTTCGGCGAGGTCCGCGGCGCGATCGAGCGCGGAGGCATCCTCCAGCATCCCCTTCACGAACCGGAAGTTCTGGCTCTCCGACAGCGAGGCGATGCGGGCTTCCTTGAGGCGGACATCGTAATAGTCGGTCACGCCATCGAAGCCGGTGACCTGATGGCCGTCGGCGAGCAGGCGCTTCGCGAGGTGGAAGCCGATGAAGCCGGCGGTGCCGGTGATCAGAAAGCGCATGAATAACCCCTCATCGCGGCGCCTGCGGCCGCTTCCCGCGAGGTCCCGACTACATGCTGCGATTGCGAAGGGTCAACCTCAGCGGAGTTCGGGCAGGCTGTTCCCGGCCATGAATTCGGGGCGCGGCGACTGGCCGGCGGCCTTCATCGCGGCGATGCGGGCGATCTCGCCATTGACGATCTCGATCCGGTCGCCGGGATCGGGATGGGTCGGTGCGTCGAGGAAGCCGAGCGGATTGGCCTTGCGGTGGCGCTCCCAGAAAGTGACGATCGCGCGCGGATCGTAACCGGCGCGATCCATCAGATAGACGCTGAGCCGGTCGGCCTCGATCTCGGTCTGCCGCACCAGCCGCGCGCTGCGGCCGAACTGGCCCAGCATCCCGCGACGGATGCCCATCGCGTCGAGGCGCTCGCGGTGGCGCAGGATGTTGTGCGCCATTTCATGCGCGATGACCGTTGCGATCTGTTCCTCGCTGCCCGCGAAGGTCATCATGCCGGTGCTGATCTCGACATAGGTGCCGTCCGCGCGCGAGCCGATGCTTGTGCTGACCACCGTCTGGAAATGGCTGGCGCAGCCGGACGGAGCCGGGATGCGCAGCGTCAGGGTCTGGGAGCCGCGCCGGATGCCGAGATCGATCGTCTGGTCCGCAGCAGCGCGTTCGAGCTGGACGAGCAGTGCGGCCATGCGGTCATAAGATTTGCGCGCGCCGGGTTTGGCGGCGGGCAGGGGCGCGCCGTCGATGGTCAGCACCGCATCGTCGGCGCGCAGCCCGGCCGTCGCGGCGGGGCTGGCGGGAGCGACGGCGAGGATCTGCGGCGCATCGGTGAAGCCGAACGCGGTACGGGCATCGTCCTGCTCGGCGCGGGCATATTGCGACAGGTCATGGAGCGTGAAGCCGGCAAGCGGGACCTGGCGCGCGCACAGGTCGCCGCCGCCCATCGCGAGCCGGTAACCAATTCCGGTAAGAAGCTGATCGAAGCGTTGCTGGGCGCGAAGTCCCTCGGGATCGGCCGATGCCGGAGACGAATCGAGTGCGGTTGCGAAAAGAATCGCCGCTAAAATCAGAGCCCGGCGCTGGATTTTGGCTCGCATCGCGACGGATTAGGCGCTGTATGGAGGGGCGGCAAGCGTCCAATGGCGACAGGCATGTCTCTGCACCGCCGCGACATTTTTGCCGCAATGCAAAAACTTTTTAACGATTGGCGTGTTTAGGTTGACCAGAACCGGCCAATATGGAATGACTCAGGCTGCGGATTAGAGTTGTAGAGGGAGTAGACAATATGGGGATTGTACGTAGCAGCGTCGCCGCAATGGGCGCGATTGCACTGATTTCCGCTTCGGCAGCCGGTGCTGCTGTCCGTCCTTCGGACTCCCTCGTCTCGGCCAGTTCGGTTGCGAAGACCGCACCGGTGCAGGGCCGCCAGGGCGCCCAGCTCGAAGATGCGAACGAACTTACTCCGACCGCATGGCTGCTGATCCTGCTCGGCCTCGGCACCGCAGGCTTCGCTCTGCACCAGGCGCTTACCGAAAGCCCGTAAGCCCGGTCCGCGAGACGGTTTTCAAAAGGGCCGCGCTTGTACCTCAAGCGCGGCCCTTTTTGTAATTTGTGCTGGTTATCCGGCCACTTGCGTAGCATGACTCCAGCGACTTGAAGGGGGCGATGTGAGCGAGAGCGAAGTG harbors:
- a CDS encoding NAD-dependent epimerase → MRFLITGTAGFIGFHLAKRLLADGHQVTGFDGVTDYYDVRLKEARIASLSESQNFRFVKGMLEDASALDRAADLAEPDIIVHLAAQAGVRYSIEAPRTYVDSNLVGSFNVLELARRIQPKHLMLASTSSVYGANEDMPFGENQRTDTQMSLYAATKKSMEGMAHSYSHLFGVPTTAFRFFTVYGPYGRPDMALFKFVSATLKGEPIDVYGHGKMARDFTYVSDLVEAITRLADVVPNESNRVAGIDSLSPVAPYRVVNIAGGQPTPLMEFIETMEEALGIKARLNMMEMQAGDVPATSADPSLLKALTGYIPGTTVREGVFAFVKWYRAHYGK
- the cysN gene encoding sulfate adenylyltransferase subunit CysN, whose translation is MTSYRPDALIASDISAYLDQHQNKSLLRFITCGSVDDGKSTLIGRLLYDSKMIFEDQLAALESDSKRVGTQGQEIDFALLVDGLAAEREQGITIDVAYRFFATEKRKFIVADTPGHEQYTRNMVTGASTADLAVILIDARKGVLTQTRRHSYLAHLIGIRHIVLAVNKMDLVGYDQAKFDAIVADYREFAASIGITAFTAIPISGFKGDNITALSENTPWFAGPALMDHLETVELDVEADRAKPFRMPVQWVNRPNLDFRGFSGLIAGGTVKPGDKVRVLPSGKTSTVSRIVTLDGDLPEAGAGQSVTLTFADEIDCSRGDVIAVADAPPQVADQFQATIVWMDGEDLLPGRAYWLKLGTQMVSATVQQPRHAICVNTMAELSVKTLSLNDIGVAEVYTDRGIVFEPYADSHGLGGFILIDKITNATVAAGMLNFSLRRAQNVYWQATEINREAHARQKNQLARLLWFTGLSGSGKSTIANLVEKRLHALGKHSFLLDGDNVRHGLNKDLGFTDADRIENIRRVGEVAKLMTDAGLIVLTAFISPFRAERELVRSMLPEGEFFEIFIDTPLVEAERRDVKGLYKKARAGEIANFTGISSPYEAPLNPEIRIDTTSLSPEAAAELIVEQIMGVWSPVL
- a CDS encoding M48 family metallopeptidase gives rise to the protein MRAKIQRRALILAAILFATALDSSPASADPEGLRAQQRFDQLLTGIGYRLAMGGGDLCARQVPLAGFTLHDLSQYARAEQDDARTAFGFTDAPQILAVAPASPAATAGLRADDAVLTIDGAPLPAAKPGARKSYDRMAALLVQLERAAADQTIDLGIRRGSQTLTLRIPAPSGCASHFQTVVSTSIGSRADGTYVEISTGMMTFAGSEEQIATVIAHEMAHNILRHRERLDAMGIRRGMLGQFGRSARLVRQTEIEADRLSVYLMDRAGYDPRAIVTFWERHRKANPLGFLDAPTHPDPGDRIEIVNGEIARIAAMKAAGQSPRPEFMAGNSLPELR
- the cysD gene encoding sulfate adenylyltransferase subunit CysD, with amino-acid sequence MSLTHLQRLEAESIHILREVVAEAENPVMLYSVGKDSAVMLHLAKKAFYPSPPPFPLLHVDTTWKFRAMYDLRDKAAADAGMDLLVHHNPEAMARGINPFDHGGLHTDMWKTEGLKQALDKYGFDAAFGGARRDEEKSRAKERVFSFRSANHRWDPKNQRPELWNLYNARKAKGESIRVFPISNWTELDIWQYILAEGIEIVPLYFAAPRPTVVRDGLILMVDDDRFPLREGEVPVERSIRFRTLGCYPLTGAVESEAATLSEVIQEMLLTTTSERQGRAIDHDQAASMEKKKQEGYF
- a CDS encoding 3'(2'),5'-bisphosphate nucleotidase CysQ, whose amino-acid sequence is MTDAELAADIAAEAGKLLVALQKSGLSGQALCNAGDLQANNLILARLRAERPGEAILSEESADDLSRLTRSRVWIIDPLDGTREFGEGRDDWAVHVALAIDGEPAIGAVALPALGITLSSDAPPPLRPAHNPPRMLVSRTRPSQLCANVCGMIGAETITMGSAGAKAMAVVRGEAEIYLHSGGQHQWDNCAPAAVALAAGLHVSRIDGSPIIYNKESSAIPDLLICRSEFAECVLAAV